Within the Tautonia marina genome, the region GCGATGGCCCTTCGACTGGTCGCCCGCCCCTTGGATTCGGAGGAGTTGGAGATTGTCCGCGCATCGCTCGGTGAGTTGCTCGCGCACTATCAGGGGCACCCGGAAGATGCCTCGGCTCTGATCGCCCTGGGGACCTCTCCGGCAAACACCGAGCTTGACCCGGAGACCCTGGCTGCCTGGACCATGCTTGCCAATCAGTTGATGAATCTGGACGAAGTGCTGACGAAGTGAGTTCACACCCTTTTCTTCCTTGAGGAGCAATCATGGATCCTCTCCGCCAATTCGTCCAGAACGAGACGCGCCGCCACTTCTTCGGTCGGGGGGCCAATGCCGTCGGCATGGCCGCCCTCGCCTCGTTACTTGGCGAGCGATCGGCGTCGGCCAGTGCCGACTCCCAGGGCTTGCCCGTCGGGCCGCACTTCGCGCCCAAGGCTAAGCACGTCATTTATCTGCACATGGTGGGCGGTCCTTCGCAGATGGACCTGTTCGACTACAAGCCGGCCATGGGAGACCTGTTCGATACCGACCTTCCCGAGTCGATCCGAATGGGTCAGCGTCTCACGACGATGACGAGCGGGCAGGCTCGGTTTCCCATTGCTCCGTCCAAATATGCGTTCGCCCAGCACGGCGAGAGCGGCATGTGGGTGTCGGAACTCCTGCCGCAGACGGCCAAGATGGTGGATGACCTCTGCTTCATCCGAAGCATGCATACCGAGGCGATCAACCACGAGCCGGCGATCAGCTACATGCAAACCGGGAACATGGTGACCGGCCGCCCTTGCCTTGGTTCGTGGGCGTCGTATGGCCTGGGATCGGACAACCACGATTTGCCGACCTTCGTGGTCCTGGTGGCTCGTCCGTCGAACACCGAGCAGATCCAGGCCATTTCGGGGCGGCTCTGGTCGTCCGGTTACCTGCCGGGCGAACATGCGGGGGTCTCGTTCCGGACCGCGGGCGACCCGATTCTTTACATCAACAACCCTGAGGGCGTTCCGGCCGCCGTGCGCCGAACCACGCTCGACGGGCTGAACGCCCTGAACGAACGGACGTACGCCCAGCTTGGCGACCCGGAAATCAACACCCGGATCCAGCAATACGAGCTGGCCTTCCGCATGCAGTCAAGCGTTCCCGAGTTGACCGACCTGGCGAGCGAGTCGGAAGCGACCCTCGAACTCTACGGTCCCGACGTCTCGAACCCTGGCACGTTCGCCAACACCGCGTTGCTTGCTCGTCGGATGGTCGAGCGGGGTGTTCGGTTCGTGCAGATTTACCACAACAACTGGGACACGCACGCCAACGTCTCCGGCCGCCTCCCTGATCAGTGCAAGGACGTCGATCAACCGTGTTGGGGCCTGATTCAGGACCTCAAATCCCGTGGCCTGCTCGATGAGACGCTGGTCATCTGGGGAGGTGAGTTCGGCCGGACAATTTACTGTCAGGGGAATTTGACCCGTGAGAATTACGGGCGCGACCACCACCCACGGTGCTTCACCATGTGGATGGCCGGTGGTGGTGCTCGCGGCGGGGCGATTTATGGAGAAACCGACGACTTCTCCTATAACATCGTCGACAATCCCGTCCACATTCGAGACTTCCATGCCACCGTCCTGAAGCTCATGGGATTCGATCACGAGCGCTTTACCTATCGCTACCAGGGGCTCGACCAGCGGCTCACCGGCGTCGAACCGGCCCGAGTGATCCCCGAGTTGCTCGCCTGAACATCGAACGAATCGCCCCCGGCAGCCGGTGTCTTTCCCAGACACCTTGACCACGCCGGGGTGCGATGCTCTCCCAGCACCCATCGTTGCCGCATGCTCATCCCGGTTGAGCTTGATCCGGGACAAGTCGACTGAGAACGGCCGCGACCGTTCCTCGCAGCCGTTCCCCAGGGATCGGCGGATCGTTCTGTTCGTCGGCTGACGGTTCGGGCATGGAGTGTTCGACCAGAGCATTCAGCTCCGCAAACCAGGCCGGAGCAATGGCATCGACGATCGGCCCCAGCCGGGCGGGCCAGGTGACGGGGGCCTCGGGATCGCCGTTGCAAATCGCTTCGAGAAACCGTTCGGCGCTGGTGTGGGCCGAGGTCGCCGTGATCGGGTTCACATCCCCGGCCGCGAACCAGGCGTACTCGGCGTGGCGATCCCCTTTCATCAGCGCGTTGGTATGCCCTCCGGTGCGAATCATGGCCGGATAAAATCCGGTGACGTAGATACGATCCTTTACAAGTTCTGGATAGAGCCCCCTTGTGAACCCCGAGAAGGCGAACTTGCTCGCCGTGTACGGCAGCAGATGCGGCACGGCGATGCGGCCGCCGATCGAGACGACGTTGCCGATCCGGCCGCCTCCGGCCGCCCTCATGTGGGGCAAGGCGGCGAACGAGCAATAGACGCCTCCCCAGAAATTGACCTCGTGAAGGTGACGGAGGTCATCGAGGGTCATTGCCTCCAGCGGTCCGACCATCATCAGCGCCGCGTTGTTGATCAAGACGTCGATGCGTCCGAACTGCTGAATCACCCGATCCATCATCGCTTCGACGGCGGTTCGATCGGCGATGTCGGTCGGGATGGCCAGTGTTGCCAGGGCTCCTTCGGCGATCAGTTCTCGTGCGGCCTGTTCGATCGCCTCGGCATTTCTCGCCACGAGAACCACAATCGCTCCGCGTCGAGCAGCCTTGCGAGCCAGGATTAAGCCCAGCCCACTGGATGCCCCGGTAATGACCACCACCCTCCCACGCAGCTCGATGTGACGTTGGCGTCTGAGCCACGATCGGGCCGCGAAGGAGAGACCGGCTCCGGCCATCAGTCCAAGGGCCAGTTTCGTACGAGTCTTCATGGTGTGAACGGCTCCCGGGTGTGGTTGATCTCCGTGGTGGTCGCTTTCCTGATGTTTTCTGCACTCGGCGTGCCGTTTGCTCCTCGAACCCGCCTTGACCGACCGGCCCATCGGCGTCAGAGTGTTGCGGGCCACAGGAATGGGGCGACGAGGTTCCGTCGCGAACAGGCCCCGGGGAGTCGGCCTGGATGCCTCAACTTCGCTGGATTCTTGCCATCGTCGCCCTCGCCGTCACGGTGAGGGTTTCGGCGATTGTTGTACTCCAAAGCCACACCGTTCCCCGGAGTACCTACGAGCACGGCGAGATTGCCTCGAACTTGCTCGAAGGCCGGGGGTTCTCGATTCGCTTTCTCGGTGTTGATGGTCCCACCTCACAGCAGGCCCCGCTCTATCCGCTCCTGGTTGCGGCAGCCTTCGCGGTGGGAGGCATCGAAACGCCCGAGGCCCTTCTGCTCCTCCAGCTCGGACAGGCGGCGCTGGGAGGAGCGATGACACTGGCGGTGATGGCGCTGGTCTATCAGATTGTTCCCGATCGACCTCGCATGGCGATCGTTGCCGGGCTGTTAACCGCCGTGCATCCGACACTTATCTACGTCGCGACTCATGTTCAGGTGGCTGGGCTTGCGGCGACGCTGGTGACACTTGCCTTTGTCGGAGCGTATCGGATGGCCCGCTCAGCCCATCGGCTCGATGCCTTGGCCGTGGGAGGAATCCTCGGCCTTCTGGTGCTCTGCGATCCGATTCTCGGGTTGATTGCTCCCGCCATTGCCTGGGTCGCGGTGCAAGGCCAGGGATTTCGTCGCGCGATCGGGCCGCTCACGGTTGTTGCACTCATCTCGTCCCTGACGGTCGCCCCCTGGATTGTCCGCAACGCTCGTGTTCACGGAGAGTTCGTACCGGTCAAGAGCACCTTCGGGTACGCCTTCTGGCAGGGGAACTGCTCACTGAGCGAAGGAACCGATAAGGTTGTTCGAGCTTCGGTCGAGACGATCCTTGCGAATAGCGGCCCAGGCCTGGCCGATCGGAACCGAGCCTTGTGGGACGCTCGTCACGAGGCCGGCTACATCGACGATATCGCCCTGACCGCGGACGACCGGCAAACCCTCGCAACGCTCAACGAACCGGGCCGATCGCGATGGCTCCTTCGTCGAGCACTCGACGATCTGCAGGCCGATCCGCTTCGCTATCCCCGTCTCTGCGCGAAACGGCTTCGTTCGTTCATTCTCTGGGATGATACCAACCCCAAGACCCGAAGCCTGATCTATCGTACCGGACACCTTGGGCTGTCACTACTTGCAATTGTTGGCTTGATTGGGCTCGGCCCCAACCTCCGTCGTCGGATCGCACCCACGCTACTGGCGGCGACCTTGATTGCCGTGTTCCACGCCCTGACCATTGTCTCGGCACGGTTTCACGTGCCCATTGAACCGCTGATGGCGGTCTGGGCTTCGGGAGTGGTCGCCACCGCTCGATCAGGCGGCCGAGCTGACTTGGGCTTCACAAGAGCGCGCGAAACCGTATCATTTGCACCGAATCGCATCGAACGACAGTCGAGCCGCAGGGAGGAAGGCCGACAGTTGGTCGAGACCTCATGGTCAGGCCAAGCACTCTCGGGCCTCTCCGACCGAGATCGGACCTGATTCCGATCCCGCCTTCATTCACACGGAAGTGAACCGTTATGGCCACACAGGTCTCGTCTCCGACGACGCCAATCCCGCAGGTGTTCCCACCTGGTCGTGACACACTGCCTGGCCTGAACGGATTGACCATCCTCGTCCGTGACGCCCAGGAACTCTATCGCTTCCGGGCGGTCCTGAAAAACCTGGTGGCCCAGGACCTTCGAACGAGGTATCAACGGTCGTTGCTGGGATTCTTGTGGACGCTCCTGAATCCCATCTTGATGATGGTCACCCTTTCGCTGGTTTTCACGCATCTGTTCAAGTTCGGCAAAGGGGGAACCGATTACGCACTTTATTTGTTCTCAGGCATGGTCCCCTGGGGACTGCTGGTCGGAACAGTCACCGAGTCGTCCACCTGCATCATTTCCAACGAAGGCTTGATTCGGAAAATCTACATCCCAAAAATGATTTTCCCGCTCTCAAGGCTAGTGCTCAACACCACCATGTTGACTCTCTCGATGACGGCTCTGTTTCTCCTGATGGTCCCGCTCGGAGCCCGGTTTACTCCGTCGCTCCTGATGGTCCCGATCGCGATCTTCATCTACGCGATCTTCACGCTGGGCCTCGGACTCATCGCCGCGACGGTGAACACGTTCTACCGAGATTTTGGTCATCTGCTCACGGTCTTTCTTCAGGCCTGGTATTTTGCCACCCCAATCGTCTATCCGATCAACGCCCTTCCTGAGGAAATTGCCTGGCGATTCTGGCTCAACCCCGCATACCCGTTTATCCGCATGTTTCACGTC harbors:
- a CDS encoding DUF1501 domain-containing protein, whose product is MDPLRQFVQNETRRHFFGRGANAVGMAALASLLGERSASASADSQGLPVGPHFAPKAKHVIYLHMVGGPSQMDLFDYKPAMGDLFDTDLPESIRMGQRLTTMTSGQARFPIAPSKYAFAQHGESGMWVSELLPQTAKMVDDLCFIRSMHTEAINHEPAISYMQTGNMVTGRPCLGSWASYGLGSDNHDLPTFVVLVARPSNTEQIQAISGRLWSSGYLPGEHAGVSFRTAGDPILYINNPEGVPAAVRRTTLDGLNALNERTYAQLGDPEINTRIQQYELAFRMQSSVPELTDLASESEATLELYGPDVSNPGTFANTALLARRMVERGVRFVQIYHNNWDTHANVSGRLPDQCKDVDQPCWGLIQDLKSRGLLDETLVIWGGEFGRTIYCQGNLTRENYGRDHHPRCFTMWMAGGGARGGAIYGETDDFSYNIVDNPVHIRDFHATVLKLMGFDHERFTYRYQGLDQRLTGVEPARVIPELLA
- a CDS encoding ABC transporter permease, which gives rise to MATQVSSPTTPIPQVFPPGRDTLPGLNGLTILVRDAQELYRFRAVLKNLVAQDLRTRYQRSLLGFLWTLLNPILMMVTLSLVFTHLFKFGKGGTDYALYLFSGMVPWGLLVGTVTESSTCIISNEGLIRKIYIPKMIFPLSRLVLNTTMLTLSMTALFLLMVPLGARFTPSLLMVPIAIFIYAIFTLGLGLIAATVNTFYRDFGHLLTVFLQAWYFATPIVYPINALPEEIAWRFWLNPAYPFIRMFHVTIYEGHWPSWMLFLSTAGIAAVALGIGYVTFKSYEDKLVFRL
- a CDS encoding ArnT family glycosyltransferase, whose protein sequence is MPQLRWILAIVALAVTVRVSAIVVLQSHTVPRSTYEHGEIASNLLEGRGFSIRFLGVDGPTSQQAPLYPLLVAAAFAVGGIETPEALLLLQLGQAALGGAMTLAVMALVYQIVPDRPRMAIVAGLLTAVHPTLIYVATHVQVAGLAATLVTLAFVGAYRMARSAHRLDALAVGGILGLLVLCDPILGLIAPAIAWVAVQGQGFRRAIGPLTVVALISSLTVAPWIVRNARVHGEFVPVKSTFGYAFWQGNCSLSEGTDKVVRASVETILANSGPGLADRNRALWDARHEAGYIDDIALTADDRQTLATLNEPGRSRWLLRRALDDLQADPLRYPRLCAKRLRSFILWDDTNPKTRSLIYRTGHLGLSLLAIVGLIGLGPNLRRRIAPTLLAATLIAVFHALTIVSARFHVPIEPLMAVWASGVVATARSGGRADLGFTRARETVSFAPNRIERQSSRREEGRQLVETSWSGQALSGLSDRDRT
- a CDS encoding SDR family NAD(P)-dependent oxidoreductase, whose amino-acid sequence is MKTRTKLALGLMAGAGLSFAARSWLRRQRHIELRGRVVVITGASSGLGLILARKAARRGAIVVLVARNAEAIEQAARELIAEGALATLAIPTDIADRTAVEAMMDRVIQQFGRIDVLINNAALMMVGPLEAMTLDDLRHLHEVNFWGGVYCSFAALPHMRAAGGGRIGNVVSIGGRIAVPHLLPYTASKFAFSGFTRGLYPELVKDRIYVTGFYPAMIRTGGHTNALMKGDRHAEYAWFAAGDVNPITATSAHTSAERFLEAICNGDPEAPVTWPARLGPIVDAIAPAWFAELNALVEHSMPEPSADEQNDPPIPGERLRGTVAAVLSRLVPDQAQPG